The Bryobacteraceae bacterium genome includes a window with the following:
- a CDS encoding branched chain amino acid aminotransferase, with translation MTPTEKIWHNGRFIAWDEAKIHVLSHVVSYGSSVFEGVRCYDTQRGPAIFRLREHTRRLLDSARIYRMPVPFTLEQLMEAQVELVRVNRLRSCYLRPIVLRGYGTMGVMPGSNPVEVFLACWEWGKYLGEEAMTQGVDVCVSSWNRMAPNTLPALAKAGGNYLNSQLIRMQADLDGYAEGIALDRDGYVSEGSGENIFVIRDGRIHTPPLAASVLPGITRDTILTLAREAGIPVVEMNIPREMLYIADEIFFTGTAAEVTPVRSVDRIPVGSGKRGPVTEQLQRAFFDIVEGRVEDRYGWLTPVGA, from the coding sequence ATGACGCCTACGGAAAAGATCTGGCACAACGGACGTTTCATCGCGTGGGACGAGGCGAAGATCCATGTCCTGTCGCACGTGGTGAGCTATGGAAGCTCCGTGTTCGAGGGCGTCCGGTGCTATGACACGCAGCGGGGTCCGGCCATTTTCCGCCTCAGGGAGCACACGCGGCGCCTGCTCGACTCGGCCAGGATCTACCGCATGCCCGTGCCCTTCACGCTCGAGCAGCTGATGGAGGCGCAGGTCGAGCTCGTCCGGGTCAACCGGCTTCGCTCGTGCTACCTCCGTCCCATCGTGCTGCGCGGCTACGGAACCATGGGCGTGATGCCCGGCTCGAATCCCGTGGAAGTGTTTCTCGCCTGTTGGGAATGGGGCAAGTACCTCGGCGAAGAGGCGATGACGCAGGGCGTCGACGTCTGCGTCTCCTCATGGAACCGCATGGCGCCCAACACGCTGCCCGCCCTCGCCAAAGCCGGCGGCAATTATCTGAACTCGCAGCTCATCCGCATGCAGGCTGATCTCGACGGCTACGCCGAAGGCATCGCCCTCGACCGGGACGGCTACGTCAGCGAAGGCTCGGGCGAAAACATCTTCGTCATCCGCGACGGCAGAATCCACACGCCCCCGCTCGCCGCCAGCGTCCTGCCCGGCATTACGCGCGACACCATTCTGACCCTGGCGCGCGAAGCGGGAATTCCCGTTGTCGAAATGAATATTCCGCGCGAAATGCTCTATATCGCCGACGAGATTTTCTTCACCGGCACGGCGGCCGAAGTCACGCCCGTGCGCAGCGTGGACCGCATCCCGGTGGGCAGCGGCAAGCGCGGACCCGTGACCGAACAGCTCCAGAGGGCGTTCTTCGACATCGTCGAAGGGCGGGTGGAGGACCGCTACGGATGGCTGACGCCGGTGGGGGCGTGA
- a CDS encoding iron-sulfur cluster repair di-iron protein, protein MTWSVWTPLADLAASSTAAVRILEQHGLDYCCGGARPLAEAAREKGLAPEAVIEEIEKARTEAAGERDWRMAPLTDLIGHILRTHHEYLKLNLPALAQRLRKVQEVHGGKDPALLQSLGEVYGALRTELEDHMHKEEVILFPFIERYQSAAGQGLPLPPVPFGTIANPIRVMEREHESAGGALARLRELTGGYTVPEWACDTVRALWRGLEELEQDLHMHIHLENNILFPRAMALEAGA, encoded by the coding sequence ATGACCTGGAGCGTTTGGACACCTCTGGCGGATCTGGCCGCGAGTTCCACGGCGGCGGTGAGAATCCTGGAGCAGCACGGGCTGGATTATTGCTGCGGCGGAGCGCGTCCGCTGGCTGAAGCTGCTCGCGAAAAAGGGCTGGCCCCGGAGGCCGTGATCGAGGAGATCGAGAAAGCCCGGACCGAGGCCGCCGGAGAGCGCGACTGGAGGATGGCGCCGTTGACGGATCTGATCGGCCACATCCTGCGGACACACCATGAATACCTGAAGCTGAACCTGCCCGCGCTGGCGCAGCGGCTGAGAAAGGTTCAGGAAGTCCACGGCGGGAAAGACCCGGCCCTGCTGCAGAGCCTCGGGGAAGTGTACGGGGCTCTGCGGACCGAGCTCGAAGACCACATGCACAAGGAAGAGGTGATTCTTTTCCCCTTCATCGAGCGTTACCAGAGTGCGGCCGGACAGGGGCTGCCCCTGCCGCCGGTCCCGTTCGGGACGATTGCGAACCCGATCCGAGTGATGGAGCGGGAGCATGAGAGCGCCGGCGGAGCGCTGGCCCGGCTCCGGGAGCTGACGGGCGGCTACACCGTGCCGGAGTGGGCCTGCGACACGGTGCGCGCCCTGTGGCGCGGGCTGGAGGAGCTGGAGCAGGACCTGCACATGCACATCCATCTGGAGAACAACATTCTGTTTCCGCGCGCGATGGCGCTGGAGGCGGGCGCGTGA